From a region of the Sporosarcina ureilytica genome:
- the mecA gene encoding adaptor protein MecA: protein MEIERINEDTVKFFLSYVDIEERGFTREEVWNNREKSEELFWDMMDEINEQSEFAVEGPLWIQVHAKNDGIEVTVTRALANDGQMIESPFYDDDPNQLFQEQDDGTFEDIEEILKSGLNKENDRLENTFVFNDFEDVIRIASRMHDYKAHTSLYAYESKYYLYVKYDDEEMDNKQKMNMFSVLSEFAKPNHITIHVLQEYGKVIFESNVFPQIEKYF, encoded by the coding sequence ATGGAAATAGAACGTATTAATGAGGATACAGTGAAGTTTTTTCTATCATATGTCGACATAGAAGAACGTGGCTTTACTCGTGAAGAAGTCTGGAATAATCGCGAGAAAAGTGAAGAACTGTTTTGGGATATGATGGATGAAATAAACGAGCAGTCTGAATTTGCAGTAGAAGGGCCGCTTTGGATTCAAGTTCATGCAAAAAACGATGGAATAGAAGTAACTGTAACTCGTGCTTTAGCAAACGATGGTCAAATGATAGAGTCTCCATTTTACGATGATGATCCGAATCAATTATTCCAAGAACAAGATGACGGAACATTTGAAGATATTGAAGAGATATTGAAGAGCGGGTTAAACAAAGAAAATGATAGACTTGAAAATACGTTTGTATTCAATGATTTCGAAGATGTAATTCGTATTGCAAGCCGTATGCATGACTATAAAGCGCATACGTCGTTATATGCATATGAATCTAAATACTATTTATATGTTAAGTATGACGATGAGGAAATGGACAATAAACAAAAAATGAATATGTTTAGCGTTCTTTCCGAATTCGCTAAGCCGAATCATATAACAATTCATGTTCTTCAAGAATATGGAAAAGTAATTTTTGAATCTAATGTATTTCCGCAAATTGAAAAATATTTTTAA
- the spxA gene encoding transcriptional regulator SpxA, producing MVTLFTSPSCTSCRKAKAWLEEHDIPYTERNIFSEPLNIDEIKEILRMTEDGTDEIISTRSKIYQKLNVDVESLPLQRLYELIQEHPGLLRRPIILDEKRLQVGYNEDEIRRFLPRKVRAYQLLEARRMVN from the coding sequence ATGGTAACATTATTTACATCACCGAGCTGTACGTCATGCAGAAAAGCAAAAGCATGGCTGGAGGAACATGATATTCCGTATACAGAGCGAAATATTTTCTCCGAACCTTTGAACATCGATGAAATAAAAGAAATTCTACGAATGACTGAGGATGGGACAGATGAAATTATCTCTACTCGTTCAAAGATTTACCAAAAACTAAACGTAGATGTTGAAAGTTTACCGCTTCAACGTCTTTATGAGTTAATTCAGGAACATCCGGGACTCTTAAGAAGACCAATCATTCTTGATGAAAAGAGACTTCAAGTAGGATATAATGAAGATGAAATCCGACGGTTCCTCCCACGAAAAGTAAGGGCTTACCAGTTACTGGAAGCACGACGTATGGTTAATTAA
- a CDS encoding competence protein CoiA: MAKINDGNYFTLTSSMKRSELRELRKHESFFCPQCNEKVLLKVGDIVIPHFAHQQDRLCRSMFSEGESMEHLLGKQQLYEFLQQSNHLDVQLEPYFKKIAQRPDLLVTTTSEVIPIEFQCSQIPLRHIAERTEGYMNAGMNPIWILRTPHKLQKLPQGITTYSLSQFEEKFLTDTPTEGLVFLTYEPNTKKFHYLSALLHVSGRQFIGKHRVLSLDKQSFPFARPKPPTREEIQHYYSLHSSLRVKFLKSRIFYNRKGIHDSFLRRCYELKLIPSELPKWIGVPIAYKNVFTEHAAEWQLAFLHFVEMKNMNLHQVTLKHIREFTHRYGRQEKDAVEVCERYLTFLFLIGVKSVHDCVNVKDLEYFEILFTQYLQRGMKIEKI, from the coding sequence ATGGCCAAAATAAACGATGGAAATTATTTTACGCTTACGAGTTCTATGAAACGAAGTGAATTAAGAGAGTTGCGTAAGCACGAAAGTTTTTTCTGTCCGCAATGTAATGAAAAAGTTTTATTGAAAGTGGGGGACATCGTTATTCCTCATTTTGCCCATCAGCAAGATCGTTTATGTCGATCTATGTTTTCTGAAGGGGAATCTATGGAACATCTACTAGGTAAGCAGCAGCTATATGAATTTTTACAGCAAAGCAATCATTTAGATGTACAACTAGAGCCGTATTTCAAAAAAATAGCCCAGCGTCCAGATCTATTAGTTACCACAACGTCAGAAGTGATACCGATTGAATTTCAATGTAGCCAAATCCCGCTACGCCATATTGCCGAAAGAACGGAAGGGTACATGAATGCAGGTATGAATCCGATTTGGATTCTACGCACACCACACAAACTTCAAAAACTTCCCCAAGGGATAACGACTTATTCATTATCTCAATTTGAAGAAAAATTTCTCACTGATACTCCAACTGAAGGACTTGTTTTCCTCACTTATGAGCCTAACACTAAAAAATTCCATTATTTAAGTGCACTTCTCCATGTTTCAGGTAGACAGTTTATAGGTAAGCATCGTGTCCTTTCATTGGACAAACAATCCTTTCCTTTCGCGAGACCAAAGCCGCCGACCAGGGAGGAAATCCAACATTATTATTCTCTACATTCCTCGTTAAGAGTCAAGTTTTTGAAGTCTCGTATTTTTTATAATCGAAAAGGGATTCATGATTCTTTTCTACGAAGGTGCTATGAATTGAAGTTAATTCCAAGTGAATTGCCGAAATGGATTGGCGTTCCTATTGCTTATAAAAATGTGTTTACAGAACATGCTGCTGAGTGGCAACTTGCATTTCTACATTTTGTGGAAATGAAAAATATGAATCTCCATCAAGTAACATTAAAACATATACGTGAATTTACGCATCGATATGGGAGACAGGAAAAGGATGCCGTTGAAGTTTGCGAAAGGTACTTAACGTTTTTATTTTTAATTGGTGTAAAGTCAGTCCATGATTGCGTAAATGTAAAAGACCTAGAGTATTTTGAAATACTTTTCACACAATACTTGCAAAGAGGAATGAAAATTGAGAAAATATAA
- a CDS encoding putative glycoside hydrolase, whose protein sequence is MKRISWLALLLFACIIAIPTIGYAEKNQKMADFTARTYGFEEIDKRMITSSTLFRYDSGLTFEYPDAVRGIYVTGHSAGGARFQKLVDLIDSTDLNAMVIDIKDDFGNLTYIPKEDSSLAAMDIGQPYINNPRVLLEELEEKKIYPIGRIVVFKDTVLAEKRPDLSFTEGETVWKNGRQEAFVNPFMKEVWDHNVEIAIEAAKMGFQEIQFDYVRFPEGFEKRFESLEYSYGGYAESELDPVQRRVEAVTDFVAYAREQLKPYGVEVSVDIFGYAATLTEAPGIGQNFSKISENVDVISSMIYPSHWTSYFGIAKPDLEPYKLVAEYAKVENEVLGKLENQPVSRPWLQDFTASWLGSGNYLKYGKAEVEAQIKALQDNGIDEYLLWNAGNTYSPGVNYKP, encoded by the coding sequence ATGAAGAGAATAAGTTGGTTAGCCCTACTACTATTTGCATGTATAATCGCAATTCCTACTATAGGATATGCCGAGAAAAATCAAAAAATGGCAGATTTTACAGCACGTACATACGGCTTTGAAGAAATTGATAAACGAATGATCACATCATCAACTTTATTCCGCTATGACTCGGGTCTCACGTTTGAGTATCCTGATGCAGTTCGTGGCATTTACGTAACGGGTCATTCAGCAGGGGGGGCACGTTTTCAAAAGCTTGTTGATTTAATTGATTCAACGGATTTAAATGCAATGGTGATTGATATTAAAGATGATTTTGGAAATTTAACGTATATTCCTAAGGAAGATTCTTCCTTAGCCGCTATGGATATAGGCCAACCTTATATTAATAATCCACGTGTTTTATTGGAAGAGCTAGAAGAAAAGAAGATTTATCCAATTGGTCGTATCGTCGTCTTTAAAGATACAGTGCTAGCAGAAAAGCGGCCAGACCTTTCATTTACAGAAGGGGAAACTGTTTGGAAAAATGGACGTCAGGAAGCGTTTGTTAATCCGTTTATGAAAGAGGTATGGGATCATAATGTTGAAATTGCAATTGAGGCGGCAAAAATGGGCTTCCAAGAAATTCAGTTTGACTATGTTCGATTCCCGGAAGGTTTCGAAAAGCGCTTTGAGTCATTAGAATATTCTTACGGAGGTTATGCAGAATCTGAACTTGATCCTGTCCAGAGACGTGTTGAGGCTGTAACAGATTTTGTAGCTTATGCACGTGAACAGCTAAAGCCTTACGGGGTGGAAGTATCAGTGGATATTTTTGGTTACGCGGCGACGTTGACTGAAGCGCCAGGAATTGGGCAAAACTTCTCGAAAATATCGGAAAACGTGGATGTCATCTCTTCGATGATTTATCCAAGTCATTGGACTTCCTATTTTGGAATCGCAAAACCTGATTTGGAGCCGTATAAATTAGTAGCTGAATACGCAAAAGTTGAAAATGAAGTATTAGGAAAGCTAGAAAATCAACCAGTCTCACGTCCTTGGTTGCAAGACTTTACTGCTTCTTGGCTCGGTTCGGGAAATTACTTGAAATATGGCAAAGCTGAAGTGGAAGCACAAATTAAAGCGCTTCAAGATAATGGGATTGACGAGTATCTTCTTTGGAATGCAGGGAATACGTATTCACCAGGCGTTAATTATAAACCGTAA
- the trpS gene encoding tryptophan--tRNA ligase produces MQTIFSGVQPTGTVTIGNYIGAFRQFTELQHEYHCNFCIVDQHAITVRQDPKELQQTIRSLAALYVASGIDPEKANLFIQSEVPAHAQAAWIMQCISYIGELERMTQFKDKSEGQEGVSAALLTYPPLMAADILLYNTDIVPVGDDQTQHLELTRNLAERFNSRYGNTLTIPEIRVPKTGARIKSLQEPTKKMSKSDPNKRATISLLDTPKEIEKKIKSAVTDSEGIVKFDEDNKPGVSNLLAIEAAMSDMTIDEVVAKYDGLRYGDFKAGVAEAVINHLTPIQENYYNLIESSKLDDILDEGAEKANKTASATLKRMEDAMGLGRKR; encoded by the coding sequence ATGCAAACTATCTTTTCTGGCGTACAGCCAACAGGAACAGTAACAATTGGAAACTATATCGGAGCATTTCGTCAATTTACAGAACTACAGCATGAATACCACTGTAATTTCTGTATCGTTGACCAGCATGCTATTACAGTTCGTCAAGACCCTAAAGAATTGCAACAAACCATTCGTTCACTAGCCGCTTTATATGTAGCAAGTGGGATTGATCCGGAAAAAGCAAATTTATTCATTCAATCTGAAGTACCCGCACACGCGCAAGCCGCTTGGATCATGCAATGTATTTCGTATATTGGTGAATTGGAACGTATGACCCAATTTAAGGATAAATCCGAAGGGCAAGAAGGTGTTTCTGCTGCACTTCTAACGTATCCGCCATTAATGGCCGCGGATATTCTTTTATATAACACAGATATCGTACCTGTTGGTGATGATCAAACACAGCACTTAGAACTTACACGTAATTTAGCTGAGCGTTTCAATAGTCGTTACGGTAATACATTAACGATCCCTGAAATTAGAGTTCCGAAAACAGGTGCACGGATTAAGTCTCTTCAGGAACCAACAAAGAAAATGAGTAAATCCGACCCGAATAAAAGGGCAACGATTTCTTTACTTGATACGCCAAAAGAAATCGAGAAAAAGATAAAAAGTGCGGTGACTGACTCAGAAGGCATCGTCAAATTTGATGAAGATAATAAACCAGGTGTTTCAAATTTACTTGCGATTGAAGCGGCGATGAGCGACATGACCATTGATGAGGTCGTTGCGAAATATGATGGTTTACGTTACGGCGACTTTAAAGCAGGTGTTGCAGAAGCAGTCATTAATCACTTAACACCTATCCAAGAAAATTACTATAACCTAATCGAATCATCCAAATTAGACGACATTTTAGATGAAGGCGCAGAAAAAGCGAATAAAACTGCGTCTGCTACCCTGAAGAGAATGGAAGACGCAATGGGCCTCGGAAGGAAACGATAA
- a CDS encoding YjzD family protein yields the protein MRFIMAFVWSFLLVTLLNYVVGAIANVPFDLQAGVMISLVMAVLVILLGEAIPNQEVSDN from the coding sequence TTGAGATTCATTATGGCATTCGTGTGGTCATTTTTATTGGTCACTTTATTGAATTATGTTGTTGGGGCGATTGCAAACGTTCCATTTGATCTTCAAGCTGGAGTGATGATTTCTCTAGTTATGGCAGTATTAGTTATTCTATTAGGTGAAGCAATTCCAAATCAGGAAGTATCTGATAACTAA
- a CDS encoding DsbA family protein translates to MIPRPLLENSTSSFLETRPLELYVFIDPACNDCWFLQPILRRLQIEYERYFTLRVVLRTSLPSLNLPSVRSFQEDDTYDKNHTAFPSIAIKAAEFQGKRAGLRFISKLFEYSHLKDRNVNAFSVLVEIAELVYLDIDEFIRDFASKNVHRALQIDLYMAKEMEVDSAPTFVFFNENIEDEGLKVSGLYSYEIYEQIIEELIGQTIYPETPPPLEELFKRFDTLATKEIAEIYRMTEKSAERELKKRLLQQHIERLAVQDITLWRKKV, encoded by the coding sequence GTGATACCACGTCCTTTATTGGAAAATTCTACAAGTTCTTTTTTGGAAACAAGACCACTAGAATTATATGTTTTTATCGACCCGGCTTGTAATGATTGTTGGTTTCTTCAACCCATCCTTCGGAGATTACAAATAGAATACGAACGTTATTTTACGCTCCGTGTCGTACTTAGAACATCCTTACCATCATTGAACTTGCCGAGTGTACGCTCTTTTCAAGAAGATGATACCTACGATAAAAATCACACCGCCTTCCCATCCATCGCCATAAAAGCAGCGGAATTTCAAGGGAAGCGTGCAGGATTAAGATTTATCTCGAAACTATTTGAGTATTCACATTTAAAGGACAGAAATGTGAACGCATTTTCTGTACTCGTAGAAATTGCTGAATTGGTTTATTTAGATATCGATGAGTTTATTCGGGACTTCGCTTCTAAAAATGTTCATCGTGCCTTACAAATAGATTTATATATGGCTAAAGAAATGGAAGTAGATAGCGCACCAACCTTTGTGTTCTTCAATGAAAATATTGAGGATGAAGGATTAAAAGTGAGCGGTCTATATTCATACGAGATTTATGAACAAATCATCGAAGAACTAATTGGCCAAACGATTTATCCCGAAACTCCCCCTCCACTTGAGGAGTTGTTCAAACGGTTTGATACACTGGCTACAAAAGAAATAGCGGAAATTTATAGAATGACTGAGAAATCTGCAGAACGTGAGTTAAAAAAACGACTTCTACAACAACATATTGAACGTTTAGCAGTCCAGGACATTACATTATGGCGAAAAAAAGTATAA
- the pepF gene encoding oligoendopeptidase F: MSTESTNKLLTRDEVKVEETWRLEDIFATDADWEHEYSEVEKYSEQGNTYKGSLHNGADALLEALTYRDELMQRLRRLNVYAHLKTDQDTTNSFYQAMDGRIKTLVVKVSTTLSFFLPELLSIDEATLNSWVEEDDGLKLYKQEIEELNKMRPHVLPAEQEALLAQLSEVTGNPSETFSMLNNADLTFPKVKNEDGEEVELSHGRYVGFLESNKPSVREEAFKAMYTKYDEFKNTFASTLSGNVKGNNVNARIRNYSSAREAAMSNNHIPEQVYDNLVSTINNNVHLLQRYVALRKKVFELEDLHMWDMYAPLVQDANMKYTYEEATQTMLESFHPLGEEYVSIVKEGLDNRWVDVRENVGKRSGAYSSGTYGTNPYILMNWHDNASNLFTLAHEFGHSVHSYYSRKYQPYVYSGYSIFVAEVASTVNEAILNDHLLKTVDDEQKRIYLLNYWLDGFRGTVFRQTMFAEFEHLIHQLDQQGVALTAEKLTEEYYALNKKYFGDDIVVDEEIGLEWARIPHFYYNYYVYQYATGYSAAVALSNQILAEGKPAVDRYINHFLKAGSSSYPIEVLKKAGVDMTTAKPIEEACRVFEEKLNELETLLLK, from the coding sequence ATGTCAACAGAATCAACAAACAAGCTTCTTACTCGTGATGAAGTAAAAGTAGAAGAGACTTGGCGTCTGGAGGATATTTTTGCAACGGATGCCGATTGGGAACATGAATATAGCGAAGTAGAAAAGTATTCGGAACAAGGTAATACTTATAAAGGATCATTGCATAACGGTGCAGACGCACTGTTAGAGGCGTTAACGTATCGTGATGAGCTTATGCAAAGATTACGCCGTCTGAATGTCTACGCCCATTTAAAGACAGACCAAGATACAACGAATAGTTTCTATCAAGCGATGGATGGACGTATTAAAACGCTCGTTGTGAAAGTTTCCACTACGTTGTCCTTCTTTTTGCCTGAATTACTTTCGATTGATGAAGCCACGTTAAATAGCTGGGTAGAAGAAGATGACGGACTTAAATTGTATAAGCAAGAGATTGAAGAATTGAATAAAATGCGTCCTCACGTATTACCTGCGGAGCAAGAAGCACTGCTTGCACAATTATCGGAAGTAACGGGCAATCCATCTGAGACGTTTAGTATGCTAAATAACGCAGACTTAACTTTTCCGAAAGTTAAAAATGAAGATGGAGAAGAAGTAGAATTATCACATGGTCGGTATGTAGGTTTTTTGGAAAGTAACAAGCCAAGCGTACGAGAAGAAGCTTTTAAAGCAATGTATACTAAGTATGATGAGTTTAAAAATACGTTTGCCTCTACATTATCAGGTAATGTGAAAGGGAATAATGTGAATGCACGTATTCGTAATTATTCATCCGCGCGAGAGGCAGCGATGTCAAATAACCATATTCCTGAACAGGTTTATGATAATTTAGTGTCCACAATTAATAATAACGTACATTTACTCCAACGTTATGTAGCGTTGCGCAAAAAAGTATTTGAATTAGAGGATCTTCATATGTGGGACATGTACGCACCACTTGTACAAGACGCGAATATGAAATATACGTACGAAGAAGCCACACAAACGATGTTAGAGAGCTTTCATCCACTTGGTGAGGAGTATGTATCGATTGTTAAAGAAGGACTAGATAATCGTTGGGTAGACGTGCGAGAAAATGTTGGGAAACGTTCAGGTGCTTATTCTTCCGGAACATATGGTACAAACCCATATATCTTGATGAATTGGCATGATAACGCTAGTAATTTATTTACATTGGCACATGAATTTGGTCATAGTGTGCATAGTTATTATTCTCGAAAATATCAACCGTATGTGTATAGCGGTTATTCGATATTTGTTGCTGAAGTTGCATCTACAGTGAATGAAGCTATTTTGAACGATCATTTACTAAAAACGGTAGATGATGAGCAAAAAAGAATTTACCTGTTGAACTACTGGTTGGATGGTTTCCGTGGTACGGTATTCCGTCAAACGATGTTTGCAGAGTTCGAGCATTTAATTCACCAATTGGACCAACAAGGTGTTGCTTTAACAGCGGAAAAGCTAACTGAGGAGTATTATGCCCTGAATAAGAAATACTTTGGTGATGATATTGTTGTGGATGAAGAAATCGGGTTGGAATGGGCGCGAATTCCTCATTTCTACTATAATTATTACGTTTACCAATATGCAACGGGATATAGTGCTGCAGTAGCACTAAGTAACCAAATTCTTGCAGAAGGGAAACCTGCAGTTGATCGTTATATCAATCACTTCTTAAAAGCGGGGTCTTCAAGCTATCCGATTGAAGTGTTGAAGAAAGCGGGCGTTGATATGACAACTGCCAAACCAATTGAAGAAGCTTGTCGTGTGTTTGAAGAAAAGTTAAATGAATTAGAAACACTCTTGTTGAAATAA
- a CDS encoding beta-ketoacyl-ACP synthase III produces MNAGLIGVGKFVPPHILTNEDLEKRMDTSDEWIRTMTGIEQRHIADDDTDTSHMAYQAAAKAIEDAGIQAEEIDLILVATVTPDRPFPSVATMLQEQLGAKHAAAMDISAACAGFMYGIVTAKQFIETNTYKNILVVGVEKLSKITDWEDRNTAVLFGDGAGAVVVGEVSEGRGILSFELGADGSGGKHLYQDEKLIMNGREVFKFAVRQMGESAVNVIEKAGLTKEDVDYLIPHQANIRIMEASRERLELPIEKMSKTIHNYGNTSAASIPISLVDDLADGKIKDDDVLVFVGFGGGLTWGAVCMRWGK; encoded by the coding sequence ATGAACGCTGGTCTAATAGGCGTCGGGAAATTTGTGCCGCCACATATTTTAACAAATGAAGATTTAGAGAAGCGTATGGATACTTCGGATGAATGGATTCGTACGATGACGGGAATTGAACAAAGGCATATTGCGGACGATGATACAGATACTTCGCATATGGCCTATCAGGCAGCTGCGAAAGCGATTGAGGATGCAGGTATTCAGGCGGAGGAAATTGATTTAATACTCGTTGCAACAGTTACACCAGATCGTCCATTTCCATCTGTTGCGACAATGTTACAAGAACAACTTGGCGCAAAACATGCAGCTGCAATGGATATTTCCGCGGCATGTGCTGGATTTATGTACGGAATTGTAACAGCGAAGCAGTTTATTGAAACGAATACGTATAAAAATATTCTAGTCGTTGGTGTCGAAAAACTATCGAAAATAACAGACTGGGAAGATCGAAATACAGCTGTCCTCTTTGGTGATGGGGCAGGCGCCGTTGTCGTAGGAGAAGTTAGCGAAGGCCGCGGAATTTTATCATTTGAGCTTGGTGCAGATGGTTCAGGTGGAAAACATTTATATCAAGATGAAAAGCTCATCATGAATGGCCGAGAAGTATTTAAATTTGCTGTTCGTCAAATGGGAGAATCAGCCGTTAACGTGATTGAAAAAGCGGGATTGACGAAAGAGGATGTCGATTATTTAATCCCACACCAAGCGAACATTCGAATTATGGAAGCTTCGCGTGAGAGATTAGAATTACCAATAGAAAAAATGTCGAAAACGATTCATAACTACGGGAATACTTCAGCGGCATCTATCCCAATATCGCTCGTTGATGATTTAGCGGATGGAAAAATAAAAGACGATGATGTCCTAGTTTTCGTTGGATTTGGCGGCGGCTTAACTTGGGGCGCGGTATGTATGCGTTGGGGAAAGTAA
- the fabF gene encoding beta-ketoacyl-ACP synthase II, with protein sequence MNARRVVVTGVGAVSPVGNTAEESWKSVISGKSGIGLLTRLDSEQFPVKVAAEVKDFDIEQYIERKEARKMDRFTHYALAASIMAMEDAGLEKLDEELSLRTGVWIGSGIGGMETHEQQFEMFQKRGYRRVSPFFVPMMIPDMASGQVSIHFGAKGINSCSVTACASGTNSIGDAFEVIRRGDADVMITGGAEAPITTMAVAGFCANKALSLNPDPSTASRPFDADRDGFIIGEGAGILILEEYDHAVKRGAKIYAEIVGYGSTGDAHHITAPAPEGEGAARAMQQALDQSGADLTKVGYINAHGTSTPYNDEFETLAAKTVFGDHAKNLAISSTKSMTGHLLGAAGGLEAIFTVKALQEGIVPPTINYNTQDPACDLDYVANEAREMDVEYAMSNSLGFGGHNASLVFKKI encoded by the coding sequence ATGAATGCACGACGCGTTGTTGTAACAGGAGTTGGAGCAGTTTCACCAGTAGGGAATACTGCAGAAGAATCTTGGAAATCCGTTATTAGCGGAAAGTCTGGGATTGGTTTATTAACAAGACTCGATAGTGAACAATTTCCAGTGAAAGTTGCTGCAGAAGTAAAAGATTTTGATATTGAACAATATATTGAAAGAAAAGAAGCACGCAAAATGGACCGTTTTACGCATTATGCGCTTGCTGCTTCGATTATGGCCATGGAAGATGCAGGTCTTGAAAAGCTAGATGAAGAACTTTCTTTAAGAACAGGTGTCTGGATTGGTTCTGGAATTGGTGGAATGGAAACACATGAACAACAATTTGAGATGTTCCAAAAGAGAGGATATCGCAGAGTAAGCCCGTTTTTCGTTCCAATGATGATTCCGGATATGGCTTCTGGCCAAGTATCGATCCATTTTGGTGCGAAAGGCATTAACTCATGTTCCGTTACTGCTTGTGCATCAGGTACAAATTCTATCGGAGACGCATTTGAAGTGATTCGACGCGGCGATGCGGATGTTATGATAACAGGCGGCGCTGAAGCACCGATTACGACAATGGCTGTCGCTGGTTTTTGTGCGAATAAAGCACTGTCATTAAATCCGGATCCTTCTACGGCATCACGTCCATTCGATGCAGATAGAGATGGCTTCATAATTGGTGAAGGGGCAGGAATTCTCATTCTTGAAGAATATGATCATGCGGTGAAGCGAGGCGCAAAAATTTACGCGGAAATCGTGGGATATGGTTCAACAGGGGATGCTCATCATATTACTGCACCAGCTCCAGAAGGTGAAGGCGCTGCGAGAGCGATGCAACAAGCGCTGGACCAAAGTGGTGCGGATCTTACTAAAGTAGGGTATATTAACGCACACGGAACAAGCACACCATATAATGATGAGTTTGAAACATTGGCGGCAAAAACGGTATTTGGCGATCATGCTAAAAACTTAGCCATAAGTTCAACGAAATCGATGACTGGACATTTATTAGGCGCTGCAGGTGGACTTGAAGCAATCTTCACAGTAAAAGCACTTCAAGAAGGCATTGTTCCACCGACAATTAACTACAACACACAAGACCCAGCTTGTGATCTTGATTATGTAGCTAATGAGGCACGCGAAATGGACGTTGAATATGCCATGAGCAATTCACTAGGTTTCGGTGGTCATAATGCATCACTAGTTTTTAAGAAAATCTAA